gtaGTGTCAATGTGAGTTATGGGATTTTGAGGGTTAGAGACAGAATGAAGTGTATGTATAGGTCTGAAATTGCACTTATGGGGTGGTTGAAAAGAGTGAGAAATTGGGTATGTGAATAATCGTGGTGGCTGACTCGCCGGAAATGTCGCCGCCGGTGGCTCTGTTACCAGCGCCGACGATGACATGTAGATAGAGAGAAAATTTAATTCTATCCGTTACCAAGCTACTCTCCTTttccctttttttttctttttttttgttttatgtaTTTTCCGAAGAGAAATGCATAATTCAAAAAACGTTCccaaaattattatcaaatacTGACTCGTGAATTTTAACTTTCGTTAAAATTAAATACAATCCTACGGGCATATATACGTGACATGTGTTATTGGGGATAAATTTTGGAAACAGAATTCAGGTCACTAGTCTTCTTTTTTTTGAATGCTCGTTGTttgtttatattattttttagGAAAAAATGCTCTATGAATTATgttatattttacaaataaattgTTTTGATCTATGTTAGTAACAATTGGGTGTGTCTATTGAAAGATTAATGTAAATTATTTAGTAATTTGGTTTTGCAACTGAAGTTGTTTGATATTTATCTTTGATAGCGATTCGGAACTTTGAAAAGAAAATTTCCTTATTTTTTGACGGGTAAAATTTTACCACGGAAAGTACTTAATAGAAACAAATCATACAAAATGAGTAGGATTAATTTAGTAGAACTAAAAAAACAGGAATGGACTCAAGTAAATCTTCAAAATTTCATTGACAAGAGCAAAATGAGAATAGAGCAGTCATTAGAAAGACAAAAACAATGCTGCAAGGTTTCTTCTCTCATTAAACTTTTCTGCAGACTAAAAGGATCCATAATTTAAAGAACTTTTACTAGCTTAAACCCCCAAAACCCAAAACAGATTATCAGCATCATCATTTGAACTATTTTCCGCTTTTCTTGTAATATATATGATTCAAAATCATCTTATCTAATCATCTAAAGGATGTGAAATGTGATCAGCTTCAGCATTTCATCAGTTGTCCCCTCAATTTATTCATGTCAGATTGCTTAAGGGGCTTCAGCATGAACATCTCAGCTCCTTCTTTCAAGCACCTGTATTCACGTACGTGTTTTAGATCGCTAATAGATAAAAATGATGAATAAACATGTATGTGATATCGTTTATGAATATTACTTGTTGATTCGTGTTGGAATGTTTTCGGATGACATTATCACTACTGGAACTTCCTTCAACATTGATGATTCCTGCTTTCAGAACAATATCGACCATCAGAATTATCTGACTGTGTATGAATCTCCAAACGACGGAGTTAAACTGACTGCCCCTAAAGTGCAATAGTGAAATTTCTAGTAATATGAAAGTAAATATCTTAGAATCATGACTACCTTAACTTTCTTCAGTAGCTCATAGCCGGTCATTCCGGGCATACAGTAATCAGTAATAATCATGCTCACCTTTGAACCCTGTATCAATAAGAATTAGTAAACCAGTAATAAACATTTTCAGAACAATGCCATTTTGGTTACTGACTCCAAGGATAATGTGACAAGTATTCTACATCAAGTAGTCAAGAAACAGACTACCATTTCAATTAAGATAATCAGTGACAAACAAATCGGATATTCTCAACTATCAGTTAACAGAGCCCGTAAAAGGAGTCTCACTTACATTGCTATTCAAAGTGTTGTCTTGATCATCTCTTAAGCCCAAATACTCTAGTGCCCTCATACCACTTTCTGCAGTAGTCACTAAAACAAAATACAACTTACTGATCAGTTGAATCACACAATCAATGTAGATAATCAGTAAACTACCGACACCAATGATTCCATATTAGGCACAAGACCTTCATATGGAAAGATTAGAGTAATAGTATGACTGAATGTATCTGTGTGTTTGTGTATGTGTTTATTATATATGTACTACAACTTTATCAACTCACGTTGAAAGACTTTTTGAGTTTCAGAAATCATAAAAGGGTTTTCCACAACTTTTAGAACCCAGAAATAATCAGATAGAGGGGCTTCCCCCAACTTATAAAACCCCGAAACAAAAAGCAATAAACAAACTAGgaataatttatttaaaacaTCTACAATGCTTGTGGAAGACTCTATAACTCTTTCTTTCCTTCCAGAACATTAAATAGTTTTTCGATAAATTAGTTTATTCAAGTATACGAATAAAGGGGAACGAGGATTTGAACCCATGACATTGGTCACGAAAACTAAAACAATTCTGACACTGGACCATCAACGAATCCTCGACTCTACAAGATTGAGGGTTTCAAGTCCAAAAATATTTACAATGACATCTCTGCTTCAAAAGTAAAGGCAAATACCAATTCAAAGAAACAACAATACATAAAAAATCATTtcacaaaaaaaaataaaacaactAATGAATGTGTGAAATGAAGAAAAAAACAAAAAGGGGTACCTTTGCAGGAGAAGGTTTTGAGGAGTTTCTCAACGATTTTACGATCAACAAGACTATCATCAACAGCTAAAACATGAGGTTTTTGTTCATCATCATTAGATACAGAAGAGAATGAAGCTGAAACATCCATCTCTCTCAAACCCCAATAAGAAAAAGAGTGTGTTGTTTATCTAAAAATAAATAGGAGACAAGAATGTAGGAAGAATAAAGATTAAGAGCACCTAGCTAGGTATTTATATAAAAATGGATAAATACGAAAATGTAGGAAGAATAAAGATTAAGAGGGCAGCTAGCTAGGTGaataaatatatgtatgtatatatataggagGTAAAAAGGGTGGTCACAGATATTTCGTGATCCTTTTGGGTACTTCTGACGATCTGATGCACCCCTCAGAGCTCAGACTTCCCTGCCCATATCTCTCTCGCTcttctctctctcacacacatctctctctctcctctctctctctttatCTCTCTCCTGCACATCTCTctcctctttctctctctcctagtatattaaattttattattataacgtgtgtatgtatgtatgtagTATCTCGTTCTCAACTGTTTACAGAACATACCAGTATCTGGCTTTATGTCCCAACCAGATTCCTCAGATCTCATTCTTTTCCCTTTTTCTATCTTCACTTTTTCTGTTTTTTTGGTATTTTTAATGGGGAAGTACAAAAGATATCTACTGTATCAATTATcgtcaaaataaaatatttgaaaataatgGTGAATATATCGTATaatcaaaaaatcatattttattcaATCACATAAACAATGCTTAGTATATCATACAAACACAAAAGTGAACAATATCtatgatatatatacataaatgCTTATAGAAATGTGCATTTTTCATGAAATTGATCAAAATTATTTTATCGATATTAATCATAAATCGGTTAAGCGGTTATTCTTAACCGATTATTACCGATTTTCAAAATCTATAAATATGAAAATACGTAATTAGAAACGTGGTTAAATTAAATTAGAACGTAAAATATTAagctgatttttttttatttctacCAAAATAGATTTCAAATCCAACAAAATTGGCTTTACTTTATTACAATAACAAATATACTATCTGACATTGTATGTATTTATAAATAGCAATAAATATTCAAGTGGTTACCTCCTAAGAGCATATGCACCCATCGGGGGCATCaattcatcaattcatcaattgaATCAATGGAGTTGGTTACTATTCATGTCAAATTCACTTTTTTCCTTAGTTTTTATACACCCACATAACTCCATCAATTCATCaattactattcattaaataaataattatactaTATATCATAAATTTAATTTCATCTCTATTATTTAATGGTCCCACAAATAATATCCAATAATATATTGTTGGATAATTTTAGATTTTTGATAAGATTGtggataaatttaaatttttgataAGATTTTCGTTGAATCACATTATGACACGTGtcttgtaatatcccatattttcaaatattattattataattatttggaattatttatgtgattttaggtgaattttagtaaattatctgataagtggaattaatgtttggatgtttagatgtgatattatttgaatatttgaattattatatgtccagaataaaatatagataattgtgatatttttctggtaatttttggactgttagatgattttataatgatttatgaattattaattattttctgaataattaccaaaattattttataaagccgggaatcgtccaaattcaaccgtttttgcgtttttacaacccgaaactcttccgaaaactccttcctaacctaatcgggtaattccggacattttccgtgttttgactttttcgattcggattacggtttgacccgtgcgcggcccggcgcaatatttttgatacgatagttatttcggtaatcaataaaacccgtattttcgagagacgggatatttttatattattctcgtatataatattttataaaaagctcggttttgataattatctaattttggtattgaatcggatcgttattgcagttacttagcggctaagcaactaatttaatgatccaaaatgatccaaaacgatccagaacgatccagaacgatccaatattccataaatataaatagcctatttcttatttcgtttattccgtttattcatttgcaaccagttaaaacatcgtaaatacagagaaaaacccgagaaaaccgatacgttcccgagaatcaaacacacgaacgaaggcgttatcgaactccgattcgggcgtgcagcatatcaaaacgaagctctcggaatcctctatctgaatcaatcatcagtttccttccagaaatcacagtaattttcttatttaattatttatattcgaattatttgataattaaattacgaatttttgttcttgatgttgttgatgtgatttgatgattccatgttgtagagcatgtttttctggtcaatttggtatattatatgtcaaaaatagagttcaatatcatatagaaattaaggtttgattttctgaaaatttcttgaatatgtgttcttggtgttcttgagaaattctgaaaattaaagtcaattttgaaggcgttattgaacaccaaatcacaagtatgaataaccaaaatgaatcacagaccATTTTCTATCATTTTATATCTTCAAATCGTTTCAACAGTTGGTAAAATTCAAAGTCGATTTTTAGGGGTTTTATTCGAAAATTAGGGGTTTCTAATTGGGtgatttttggattattttgatgatatgaaCTGATTATACATGTCTCAAGCTTcgttttaagatgttaattgttGAATTTGGTTCAGTAAATAGTAAAGTCGAGTTTTGCCGGAAAACTCGAAGAAACCACCGGCGTTAATGGCGGTTTCCGCCGGAGTTGTCGATCTTTGGATCGTTTGTGAAGATGATtcttgtgtttgtgttgctgatACGACTGTGAATCATTTTTGTATTGAAAAGAATTGCAAAATCGGGACACAGGAGGGTGAACGGCGTTCGCCGGAACCCGGAAGACTCGCCGGAATCTGCGAATTTCCGGCTTGTTCTTGGGTTTCTTGACGACCCGGTTCGACCCGTTTTTAACCCAATTTCCGACCCGATTTCAATCCATTTTTCCCCAAATCAATTTTCATAAGTCTGTTTCTGTaattttctgttttaaaataattccaaaaattctattttaatttctgaaaattcattttttttattttgaaaatcattattttatttctgaaaatttattttaattcaaaaataaatccaaattatttagttaattagttttagttgataattaattatttaattagtcaattaatttaaatattaattgattaattaatttaattagttattaattaattttaattgattatttaattagatttaattatttatttttgattaaaaattctgaaaaatagtttcgagctttaaaatattattttaaattattttacaagctcgataattcttataaaaatattttagggtgttcgaaccctattattttattattaaaatgatttagagaccgttttaatttcgaaaaatgttcaaaaattcatattaaatcaaccgttcgtctgtttaatatgaaacgaacgcgtacagactcagaaaaatattccgctttcattaaaaatactttcgagacccaaatcctttttgttcgaaaggtcgtttgttttacaagttattctaagtcgattattgatatataaatcacatttttgatctgatttcagttttaaacgtatcgagtcgaaccttctgatgaactgagtcatatgtgatatgaattatgtgatacgtggattatgtgcttacgtgctatgtgaattatgtgcatatgtgggtcaagattcctgtgtttggctgatataattatgtgtgggctatcgtatgggtagacgataggcttttgacgcgtagttcgtcgagtggttatcatttagacgattaaagttatatcttttaattatagatgcggatctctcgagttgatcgggacaagacgttggataaggaatgagatggaatggtattgggtatctggcttctagcaatcgcaggagcagcatatcggtgaagtgttgaaaagaaagacggtgatactttaagacagaatgtcagaatagatgcgtcattgcgggtgtgactaactgctaaaacccaaaggcaagtacactaacctcacttatcattcaagtgacgtttatttcgattcatattatgcaagtataccaacctcacttatcattcaagtgacgtttaattcgaattatattatgcaagtattgttttccctattctctgttcggaatagataaatgttttacatatcgctgaattaaataattctgtttacgcaatactcatctgctattctatattcagaatagtcaagtgattttacttatccaatttctggatttataaatattttggattttgagaaaagtgatttggttgtgaatattcctacccaagaattgggggaataaaattatttcgggtgtcgaatattatgacccctttttcaataaaaggttttgaggtttgatggttactggtagcgtaagaggccgaggcaccggtccagcgtgagctattatacagaagtgtaatacggaagtgtaatatcttacaaggcttgttatgccttttcttggcgccctataggtaccgtatgtcttcgggatacgggtagtacctatatttacggtatggctgcgggataccggtgttgtttcgtgactgatcatcaggaacagcatagtgcataattggttccaatctaaatagatatctaaaattctttattgttttgataatcatagcataaatgatttatcaactgattctgttttggattaaaagtactgattctgttttggattaaaagtactgattctgttttggattaaaaatactgattctgttttggattaaagtgaattgtggttttgattcagtttcttatttttgctgatacttacgttgttgttaaatatcaaaggtggtattagtatagatgattgatgttgacttcagtatggaatgttgtgagcatcaaagttcgtgttaatatctaatttgatatgacagcaaaataagtattaatttcaagagttcggtttg
The sequence above is drawn from the Apium graveolens cultivar Ventura chromosome 2, ASM990537v1, whole genome shotgun sequence genome and encodes:
- the LOC141708722 gene encoding two-component response regulator ARR17-like is translated as MDVSASFSSVSNDDEQKPHVLAVDDSLVDRKIVEKLLKTFSCKVTTAESGMRALEYLGLRDDQDNTLNSNGSKVSMIITDYCMPGMTGYELLKKVKESSMLKEVPVVIMSSENIPTRINKCLKEGAEMFMLKPLKQSDMNKLRGQLMKC